A genomic segment from Cinclus cinclus chromosome 11, bCinCin1.1, whole genome shotgun sequence encodes:
- the LOC134048100 gene encoding leukotriene B4 receptor 1-like has product MSQAEESSGNSTWNIVRSVVCMILGLSFIIGTPGNCIVIWTICTKMKQVSLSVLLIVNLAIADVLVLITLPIWIYSFADSWVFGVIFCKMLVFIIYCSMYASIFLITALSLERLLAVFYPFTIQKYRRKEKISLIVFLIWFLSIAFGISVIPFQETEEMNGRLLCTCRNYSSNRQKVSYLLLETLAGFVIPFLIICTCYACVARRISRMTYPSKQRSERLIASVVVAFILCWFPHHLFNILDIISIEIELSNEEMSLALEEIVDKGVYISGALVFISSCINPLLYAFAARRFQNHLRFAKMSKLFEQITQTATEEDRKRSLVVAKREDPLVGTENL; this is encoded by the coding sequence ATGAGCCAAGCTGAGGAAAGCAGTGGCAACTCAACATGGAATATTGTGAGATCAGTAGTCTGCATGATACTGGGCTTGTCATTTATAATTGGCACCCCAGGAAACTGCATCGTCATCTGGACTATTtgcacaaaaatgaaacaagtaTCTCTTTCAGTCCTGCTGATTGTGAACCTGGCCATTGCTGATGTCCTTGTACTGATCACTTTACCAATCTGGATTTACTCTTTTGCTGACTCATGGGTTTTTGGAGTAATCTTCTGCAAAATGCTGGTTTTCATTATTTACTGCAGCATGTATGCTAGTATATTTCTGATAACAGCACTCAGCTTGGAGCGGCTACTGGCTGTGTTTTACCCTTTCACAATTCAAAAGtacagaagaaaagagaaaatttctttGATTGTGTTCCTCATTTGGTTCCTGTCTATTGCCTTTGGCATTTCTGTCATTCCATTTCAAGAGACAGAAGAAATGAATGGTCGGCTTCTATGCACATGTCGGAACTACTCTTCTAATAGACAGAAAGTGTCGTATCTTCTGCTGGAGACCCTCGCAGGTTTTGTAATTCCCTTCTTAATTATTTGCACTTGTTATGCGTGTGTTGCAAGAAGAATAAGCAGGATGACTTACCCATCGAAGCAGAGATCGGAACGTCTCATTGCCAGCGTCGTGGTGGCATTCATTCTGTGCTGGTTCCCTCACCATCTCTTTAACATCCTGGATATCATTTCAATTGAAATAGAACTCTCTAATGAGGAGATGTCTTTGGCACTGGAAGAAATTGTAGACAAAGGAGTGTACATTTCTGGAGCACTTGTATTCATCAGTAGCTGTATTAACCCCCTGCTTTATGCTTTTGCTGCACGAAGGTTTCAGAACCACCTGAGGTTTGCCAAGATGTCGAAGCTGTTTGAACAGATTACTCAGACTGCAACAGAGGAGGACAGGAAAAGAAGTCTGGTTGTAGCCAAACGTGAAGATCCCTTGGTAGGCACAGAAAACCTCTAA